A genomic region of Cinclus cinclus chromosome 37, bCinCin1.1, whole genome shotgun sequence contains the following coding sequences:
- the LOC134055965 gene encoding zinc finger protein 420-like: MEEEEALRKRKLPQDNQADKELRTETMEDKSPRQNLEEEVVWSGSTSQESSGEEEPRRSRTRRGCKRRSRGSEEERPSLGQAGGRRWSRSSDLVVHEQLHDGEKLHKCLECGMSFRWRSSLICHQRIHTGERPYKCGDCGKDFRQRSSLICHQRIHTGEKPYECSECGMRFPVNSQLMQHYQTHTDERPYECPDCGKGFRKNSTLMRHRRIHTGERPYECLECGKGFSDSCRLMYHRRIHTGETPYKCEECGTSFRLSSQLIRHQKIHTGERPCICGDCGKGFRERSKLVQHQRIHTGERPYICGDCGKDFRTICTLIKHQRIHTGETPYKCEECGKSFWLSSELIRHQKTHTGERPYKCGDCGKDFRQHSTLIRHQFIHTGEMPYECSECGKKFPVNSQLMQHYQTHTAERPYKCPDCGKGFRDNSKLVIHRRIHTGEKPYECEVCGKSFSNSSSLILHRRIHTGDRPYKCEECGKSFRQSTELIRHQKVHTGERPYKCGDCGKDFRHRSNLIRHQSIHTGEKPYECSECGKRFYCSSQLMQHYQTHTDERPYECPDCGKVFRKNSNLIIHRRIHTGERPYVCTECGKSFSCRSALTIHQRRHQ, translated from the exons atggaggaggaggaggctctgaggaagaggaagctgccccaggataaccaggcag acaaggagctgaggacagAGACCATGGAGGACAAATCCCCGCGGCAGAACCTCGAGGAAGAGGTCGTTTGGAGCGGCTCCACGTCGCAGGAATCCAGCGGGGAGGAAGAGCCGCGGAGATCCCGCACGAGGAGGGGCTGCAAACGCAGATCACGGGGATCTGAGGAGGAAAGACCCAGCCTGGGCCAGGCAGGGGGTCGGAGATGGAGCCGGAGCTCGGACCTGGTGGttcatgagcagcttcatgatggAGAGAAGCTCCACAAGTGCTTGGAGTGCGGGATGAGCTTCAGATGGAGGAGCAGCCTTATCTGTCACCAGAGGATCCACACCGGGGAACG gccctacaaatgtggggattgtgggaaggacttcaggcaACGTTCCAGCCTAATCTGTcaccaaaggatccacactggggagaagccctacgagtgctcagagtgtgggaTGAGGTTTCCCGTCAActcccagctcatgcagcactaccagacacACACGGATGAGAGACCCTACGAGTGTCctgactgtgggaagggcttcaggaaAAACTCCACACTCATGAgacaccggcgcatccacactggggagaggccctacgaGTGTCTCGAGTGTGGGAAAGGCTTCAGCGACAGCTGCAGGCTGATGTACCACCggaggatccacactggggagacgCCCTACAAGTGTGAGGAGTGTGGGACGAGTTTCCGGCTGAGCAGCCAATTGATCCGCCACCAGaagatccacactggggagaggccctgcatatgtggggattgtgggaagggcTTTAGGGAACGTTCCAAGCTCGTCCAGcaccaaaggatccacactggggagaggccctacatatgtggggattgtgggaaggacttcaggACAATCTGTACTCTCATCAAGCACCagcgcatccacactggggagacgCCCTACAAGTGTGAGGAGTGTGGGAAGAGTTTCTGGCTGAGCAGCGAATTGATCCGCCACCAGAAGacccacactggggagaggccctacaaatgtggggattgtgggaaggatTTCAGGCAACATAGCACCCTGATCCGTCACCAATttatccacactggggagatgccctacgagtgctcagagtgtgggaagAAGTTTCCCGTCAActcccagctcatgcagcactaccagacacACACGGCTGAGAGGCCCTACAAGTGTCCTGACTGCGGGAAGGGCTTCAGGGATAACTCCAAGCTTGTTATtcaccggcgcatccacaccggGGAGAAGCCCTATGAGTGTGAggtgtgtgggaagagcttcagcaacAGCTCCTCACTGATCCTCCACCggaggatccacactggggaccGGCCCTACAAGTGTGAGGAGTGTGGGAAGAGTTTCCGGCAGAGCACTGAATTGATCCGCCACCAAAAGGTCCACACTGGGGAAAGGCCCTACAagtgtggggattgtgggaaggacttcaggcaCCGTTCCAACCTAATCCGTCACCAAAGTATCCACACTGGAGAGAAGCCCtacgagtgctcagagtgtgggaagaggttttactgcagctcccagctcatgcagcactaccagacacACACGGATGAGAGACCCTACGAGTGTCCTGATTGCGGGAAGGTCTTCAGGAAAAACTCCAACCTCATCAtccaccggcgcatccacaccggGGAGAGGCCCTATGTGTGTACTGAATGTGGGAAAAGCTTCTCCTGCAGATCAGCGTTGACCATACACCAACGGAGGCACCAGTAA